DNA from Athene noctua chromosome Z, bAthNoc1.hap1.1, whole genome shotgun sequence:
CATGTTCCTACCTGATTTGACTTTCATTTTCATGCACAGTCCTGTTACCTAAAGGTTTGTTTCTAAAACTGAATTCCTCTTATTTGGCTTTAGCATCCCTTCTAATAAAAGAAGGCTACATAGAATAAAGTTAGCTGTTGGGCTCTACATCAGAGCAATTTTAGTAGACATGGACccaatgtaaaatataaaaaacatctAGACTTGACAGGGATAAAGGGTAAAGTTCTAAACACATGCATGATGATTAATCATGTGCATGAAAGCATGTGTTTACAAACTGCTTAACAAGAtgcttaatacatttttttttttcagtatattttctgGAGAGCCATTCAACATTGATTattgtgaaataaaatgtcaatttttttGTAAAAGTAATTGTGAAAAATACTACATTCCTAACCATGATGCCTAGTGGTAGAAGAGATAGTTTTGGCTGCTGAAAGTTATCTCCCACACCACATTGCACCAATCAGTAGCTGATTTTCAGTTGCTCACATTCCTAAAACCATACAGACTGTTTTGAAGTGGAATATATAAAAATggcaaagaaacattttcagtgtcCAAGATGCGAAATAATGCTAAGAAAATGAAGTTTACATATGATTCTGGAAATAATGgcaaataggaaagaaaaaaaaaaaaaagccccgaAAGATATTTTTACTTCAGGAAGTACTGGATAGATGGGGTGGTTCCATAAGTAAGAATGTAATCAACCTGATACAGTTCAAAATCCTAAAACAGGATTTCATAAAACCCCTGCCATAAACTGAACTAACAATACAAAGGACTTGTCTggaaaaaaggattttattcGAAAAACACTCAACAGCTGTtatgaaaaaattacttttcccctCTACATTATTCTATTTACATATACTATATGTCTATATACATATACAGAGTTATACTGTGAATTGTGCATTACTGTAATGAATCCATAGAACTATGTGTTGTAAAACTACCTGGTTTAAGGTTTTGCATTTCTTGGATATAATATaatggttttttttgtctgaaattgTCTAAAAATTAAGCATATGTAAGACACATTATCTCAATGCATTGCTAGTTAATTTCCTGTAGACACTGTTATTCACATTAGTAGAGCATGTAGACCTTCTACTAGAGGTAGACATTGACTGGCCACTGCTGTTACTACTGTTGGGATCAAAAGTCTTTTTACAATTGAAGAGATTGAAAAGTTGTCTCTGATACTGAGAAGAAGCATAGTAGTAAATAAGGGGGTCAATACAACAGCTAATGCTGCTGATACAAACACATAGTAGATAGGCAAAGTAGAGATACTCCAAGCTGTTGTCATAAGAAAAATGGATATAATGAATTAATAGAAGGACATTTGTAGGCCCAAAGCAAatgacaaaaacagaaaaaacagccaCACACAAGAGCAAGGCACGGGtcttcttattttgttttgcaacAATGGTAGAAGAACTAAGACATCGAATGATACACACATAACAGACAGTAGAAATGATAAATGGCACTATAAAAAACACGGATGAGAAGATGGAGAAGAAGTGGAGATAATACCCTTGAAGTTCAGATTCTCTAAGCACATCGTGGCAAGTAGTTATATTTAACTTGGGTATTTCCATTGTTTGCTCTCTGATGAGAAAAGGTATAACCCCAGTTATTGCTACAAACCATATGATGAAACAAATCAGCGAGGCACGTGTTAATGTACGCCACCCAAGAGACTTCATGGGATACACCACTGCTAAAAAGCGATCAAAGCTTATGCTCGTCATAAGCATTATTGAACAGTACATATTACAGTAGAAGGCAGCAGTGATGAAACGGCACATCTCAGGTCCAAAACACCAGTCATTTCCAGAAAAGTGATATGCAATCTTAAAAGGAAGCACACTTACAAACAGGATATCTGCAAGGGCCAAATTCAGCATGTATACTACAGCTGgtttttcaattttcatttttttcagaaacacgAGTATTGCTGTAATGTTCAGAGGGAGACTCAGCACAAGCACTAAGGTGTAAACCGAAGGAACAAAACGTGTCAGCCATGGACTAGTGAGGAACTGTGCTGTTTGCACTGACACTGTACGTTGCTCATGTAGGAACGATCCAGTCTGATTAGTGGCTCCTGATGCAACTTCCAAGTCATTTTCAGTATCATCTTCAGTAGGTATAGGGTCATCCTGGTGACTTACAAAAGAGATTACAAAACTTCTGAGCTGTGGTGTGCTGCTGTTATATGGGGAGgctgaaaaataagaaagtatTAAGATTATTAAGCAAATATTTACATGCTATGAGGAAACATGCTTCAAAAAGGAAAGCTAAGATCACAACACAAAATAATAAGGTTAATTTCTGATTCAAAGTGTAGCCTGATCACAGATGTTAGTCCAGCCTTTTTTATGTTGGGTAAGATGTccttctctgtcttctgtctcttAGCTTGGAAGCTTTTTATGGTAGGGACTCCATCTGTGCTTAAGGATGCAATCTAATCTGTGTTTTCTTTGGGCTACTTTAACACAAATACGGCAGTAAATTTGCCACCCTTGATCTGTCTCTGCCAAACCCTTCATACAGTTTGTAAGAAATGAGGTGCTGAGATTAATACTAGTATTCAGACACAAAATTCCCTTTAGAACCACTCAtaaccaaaataataaaaagttaaaGTGCCATTAAAACATCCAGTTactgaaatgtttctgtgtgctctggAGACATCTTACTCAACCCAATGACTCCCATCAAGACAGGTGGCAGAAATCTGCACGCAGTTTTCAGAGCGGACGTGGATCAGCCTTTTGCTTGTATTAGACAGGTAGCCACAGATTGCACTGAAACGCTTTGCTTTGCCAATTCTACTTGTCCTACCCCACAGCACGCATCATTGTGGACAGCATGAGTGCCCTCGGGGCACTTCTGAAACCTGCCACTAGTGTTCTCTCTACAGCAGGGTCTTTTGCAGCATGGTTCAGTGACTTGACTGAGAAGAAGTGTCAGGACAGGGTAtctctgtttttttaatgtagctgtAATGAGTTAGGAATTTAGCATTACAAAGTTTTGAAAGTGTGGTATGggtttatttatgtttaaaaaaaccaaaaccccaaacaaccaaaagaGCTACTTTAGACATTTCAGAAGAGTCTTTTGTATGAAGACTTATTGTGGAAGACTGTAATTTTCAGTTTCAGCTTAATCTAGTTAGGTGTAGGataatttaaatacattatgAGAGGACAGAAGTGAGAGAGTTACTACAGCTCAAGTAATTATTCATCTACTCAGCTGTGCAACTGATCTTTGTTGAATCCTAgacaactaaaataaaaatgaaggtgTGTTAAATCAGTGAGCTGAAAGTACATAGGCATGATTCACGTGTCTAAAATGCTACTCATTAGAAGCAATTATTTGTTCTACAGTAAttcaaaccattttttaaatgcagataaaaaaaaaattctgaaggagGCAGATGTCAAAGAGAGGAGTGGCTGCAGCTTTCAACAGGCAAGCTACCTCCCTTTGTGTGCAGGCAGTTTGGGAAGGGCCCTGCCCAGCTTTAATTTTGGTGAAATTCAGACTTGAATGTGGGGGAAGACGAGAGGAGTAGTAgggaaatttggggattttttaaatcTGCTGTGCTGTATGTATCATGCTGTGTCACAGCAGCATTCTGTGGACAGTAAGGACAAAAGAGGGGAAGTGTTTCAGATAATGGTTTTCATATGCAAAGTGACTAAACTGCAAGCTCTgtaggccagaaaaaaaagatgctgtatGAGAATTTCAGCCCGAGAGCTTGTTGCGTAGGCTGCAATGGGAACAATTTAGTACTTTTACTGAAACACCAATGCAGAGAAGTCTGTGAGATTCAGTGTTTGCACAGAAGGGCACTAAACCAATTTATACAAGGGTCTATTATGCTGTCTAAAAGAGAACACtaacaaaaggaaaaactatAGATCCTTAAAAAGTTTAGTCCAAGCAATTGGATGGCTCAAGTAGTCAGCTCCTAGTTCAGCAGTTCAGGTGCAGCACAAGTTATATTTAACACCTACAATTTCGGCCTATGGCTGACATCAAATAGGTGATTTCCAGTAGTTAATGATCACTGCAGTAGAAATCTGTCACAACTGACACCATCAGTATTCATCTCTTTTGGGAGGATTGTGATTATACTTGAATGAAAAAAACCTAATTTATTATGCCCAGAGGCTTGTCTCTATGGTAAAGACATCCGTGAGAGTGAAAAATCTTGGAACGGTATGTCTAGTATCTCCAGTACGTACAAGTTTTATGAATTCAAGACTTTGGATGCTGTGAATATATATTTCTTCCACTgacatttctaaaacagaaaatttCTGCAACAGAAGACAATGATGAGCTTAGTGCCCAAAAGTCTACATGTCCTTGGTTTCTCCACTGCTGAAGAGCAGTTTGGAGAACCAAGTGAAGAGATGACATGGTTTCATGTGAGGAAGGCATGTTTTTGGGGAACACCAATATAAATGGACTTGATGGGAGGGAGGGTAAACCTTGTCTAGAGTCTAGAACTGTATTGCCAAGATGACCCCTGCATGACATGGTAACTGAGGTGTTTTCAGCAAGCAACCTCTCTCATCCCGGTATCCCTGAACTTTGCAGGGCTTCGCCTGCACTGCCTCACCTGAGCTAGCAGTGCTGCAGTGCCTCACCTTTTGAGGACTAGTGAGCAAACCAGTCAGAACCACTGACCATTACTGGCTGAGGTTAAGTCACTTAATGTGGAAGCCCTTGGTGGTAACCTGAACCATTTCTCATCAATGACTCCTAAATTAGAACAGTATGAAAATAggctaaaggaaaataattctttttggGCCAGTTAACTTTTATCAACTACTGACCTTTGTCTTAGCTATTGCTTATAGTCACTTGAACGTTgctaataattttaattatttcctgaaTTCTTGGAGCTAACTTATTTGCAAATTTCTTAGATTAAAGCATTTAGAGTCTGCATTATTCCATTAtcaaatgtttctaaaaatagAATCCTATTACAATAATTCAGGACAAAAAATTTTCATCATCAATTTTAGTTTAGTTAAAATTCTCTGGAATAATGCTATAACTTGGTGAAAACTAGTGTTCTTTGTATAAGCAAAGACTTTCTAAGTTCAGAGCTGACCTCAACCTTAATGCTGTTAACAACACCTCCATGCTGTGTCCTGTGTTCAGTGCATCTCTCCACCTTGAACTTAGATGACATGAGGTACTACTTGAAAGCCAGCTCTATGGAAAAATGCAATAAGATGTCAAACTTGCTATTTCTTTGCCACTTGATAATATAGAGTGGGAATTCAAACTTTCCTGAtgaaattcaatttaattttaatttaaaagattgATAGCCACATAtcagttcttttcttttgcaaagctGCTTGTATGTTTGTATGACATAGCATCTGTGTATTATTAGAAAAAACAATAATGCTCTTCGTGCTCTGTGAAACAGAAAGTAAGTTACTGTCTTGacattttgtattctttttgtGCCAGTGTTTATTTGAAAAAGCTGATGATCAGGGTCTTATACACAGAAGGGAAGAGGATGAAGTGATCAAAGATTCAAAAGATCTTAATGAACCTTGACAATAAACATAGAGGTCAGTAATGGGAAACAGGCATACCTATAAGCCAGGATAGTACAAGGCAGCCAATACAGTAGCTCTacagaaaaggttttaaaactaCTCTTACATAGCTACAGCTATATCAGAGTCTGTAGCACTTGTAAAATATGAATAGGTATGAAAGAACAGGACTAAGAAACTAAGAACAAAAGAATATTGGGATAAAGCATTGAGGTTTCATCCTCGTGGTGTGCAGTCAGGACACTGAACAATATACATACAGTCTTTTCTTTGCATCCAATGAGGACTTTGAAAGGCAAAAATTATGCAGAATCAGTACGATTCTCAAATTGCCTGAAGTTTTCTTTTACTGCCTATGGTCTTTGCACTGATTCTCTAACAAGGATGCAGAGAAATTACGTAGAAAGCTCAGTAAATTTGGGATTGTTTGGTTTTAACAACTTATACTGCGCCGTTTTCCATCAAGTACTACACATTGTTGGTCCCACAATCTGCATATGTGTATTTTTACACAAGAGCTATTTTATGACTTCCTTTTATGTCTACTTTCATATGTGAGGGGCTACTGCACATACTGTTCTGTGAAAGAACTAGAGAGCAAAATATATAATGGCTTCAATCAATCTCAAAAAGCACTCTTGAGCTCCAGAAGAAAATTTCAAAGTATTCTGTAGACCCATCACTCTGGACAGAATGTTACAAACCAGCAATGTTCATGTCCCAAGGGATATCTTTGTGAGGTGGAAAACTAAAGAACAGATTCTTACACAAGTCAGTTATGTATGTTCAATGTATACTGCTGGACAACAATTAATACCGATTTCTGGGCATTACTGATGATAGCTGCACCCATACCACTGGTGGATAACAAAAAGTCAGTTTCTCTTATCTCCCCTTTGTATAATCCACAGCGATAAGCATCTAGAATCGAAATTACTCAGTGACCCTGGTATTAGGTACTCACAGGCAGAATATGAAGTTCATGCCAGACACATTTATAAATCAGGTAAGACACAGTCTTGTAGGATAGATGACAATTCTTCTGTAAAAATCAGCATGGTATTGTCCTTAAAAAATCTTCTTTAGCCCACATCTCTGTTTATACAGAGCTTGTTATTGAATTACACAAGTGATGTAGTAATAATTTGAacacatttttctaaaattttgtttttttgcaACCTGATGTCTGctcctttttgctttcctttttcaatCTCTTTCACCACAGGTGCTGGCTTCAAGCAATGATAACATCTCTCTATCCCGCTATCAGTGTCTCAAGGCAGGAAGGTCCTCAGACCTCAGCCAACCACCTCAACAGCACATTGTGGACTAATCTTCAAGCACCTAATGCTAACCCACTGCCAAGCTATCGTTTTTTCACCTGCCTGCGGGACCAGCACAGGTCAGTAATGTGGTAACTGTGGATATTGAAGGACCAAGGGAAAAGCAGGGGAGAAGGACTGAGGGAAAAGCAGGGGAGAAGGTGcaagggcagagcagagctggggatACAGCAGTTCACAGGTGATGGGAATTAAGTACATTGAGGTAGAAACAGGGAATGTTATCCAGGACAATGGGGAAATGATATTGTTACAGTGGGAGCGAGTACAAGAAAAGTGGAAGACATGTTCAGATGGCCAGGCTTTTTTAGTTCTACTGCACATGAagtaatttgttttgaatttttcttttcctagtgatGTAATACAGTAACTATTTCAATCATTATTTCCTAAGGAAGCAGCAAATAAATAGTGTAATTCAGGATTTAAGGCTATCATTGTAAAAGGCAGGAAAACAAGATTGAAAATTTCCATAAACTGGAAGAAGAGCACCCAACAGTACAATCGTTTTTCTAGAAATGACATGTATAGTTTGTCTTTTACacccccatcccatccccctttttcttttataaGGACATTTTATAAGGACTTCCCATATAAACATGACTGTGATCTCTTCTTTCCCACTTGTCCTTGTGACAAAAAGTTTTTTAGCCAGAGTTATTTGCCCTCTCTGATACTTCCCTCCCAGTTTAATTACGAACACTAGTTCTGTCccctttcagctttcattttagcAGTCAAAGTACGCCACCCTCTGAAATTCCCCCTTAGTTGTTCCTTTAAACAGTCTTTTCTGTATGTAGGGCTTGAACTGAGTCTTCCCAGCAGGCATCTCATGGGGCTAAGCTATTTGTCCAGCAGCACTGTGATCGCTATGTGACTGAAAGAAATGTTAAACTGAATTTCACAGGATGTTGCTAATCTCTGAACACATAATCTTGTCCTTTGTACTGTTGTACCTCTACCAGAAACTGGGAGGTTACATGCATGGATGTACCTACCATGCATCTACTCTCAACATCTGCCTTGTCAGACAAGCTGTGAGCTAGATGGATCCATGGTTTTTTAGTGGTTACAGCACCGATGTTGCCATCGTGCTGTTTCTAATTGAATAACCATGAAGGTCATCTACTTGGGGTGGATATTCTGGACTGTTCTGTATTGGCAGATTTTCCAAATTTTGCCCTGCCTACAAATTCAGCTGGCACTCTACTTTCTGGAAGTATCAATGAAAGGCAACGCAAGTTTTTTAAGGAAGTCCACCAGCACATCTTGCCAACTTGGGTCACTTCTTTCCATTGTAACTTGCTATTGCCCGGCCACGTCCTTAGCCACGGGACAGCTGTGAATCACTTTTCACCATCACTAACCTTACCTGTGGCATTGTGTCTGTCTCTGATCTATGTTTTTCAGATCTGTAACATTTCCTTTATTCAAAAAAGTCGTTCTCAAAAAGTATATGACGCTGCTTTACCCAGGCTAGCTTGGTGTTTCGGCCTGTTCTCCTGCCGCTGCTATGAGAACAAGCGCAGAGCAGCGTCTCCCGACGCAGCGGAAAACGCGATCCTAAGCCCCCATTAAAACTTCAAAGCGGGAGATCGGCGACCTGGCTACACGCCGGCCCACGAAGCCGTGCGCTGATGCGCGTTTTGCCTTCCTCTCCCGAGGCGCACGGCTCCGGGCCGGCGGCCGAGCCAGCCGGCGg
Protein-coding regions in this window:
- the F2R gene encoding proteinase-activated receptor 1; this encodes MGPRALPALRCALALALAVLGCPRPSPAAGGPLASPYNSSTPQLRSFVISFVSHQDDPIPTEDDTENDLEVASGATNQTGSFLHEQRTVSVQTAQFLTSPWLTRFVPSVYTLVLVLSLPLNITAILVFLKKMKIEKPAVVYMLNLALADILFVSVLPFKIAYHFSGNDWCFGPEMCRFITAAFYCNMYCSIMLMTSISFDRFLAVVYPMKSLGWRTLTRASLICFIIWFVAITGVIPFLIREQTMEIPKLNITTCHDVLRESELQGYYLHFFSIFSSVFFIVPFIISTVCYVCIIRCLSSSTIVAKQNKKTRALLLCVAVFSVFVICFGPTNVLLLIHYIHFSYDNSLEYLYFAYLLCVCISSISCCIDPLIYYYASSQYQRQLFNLFNCKKTFDPNSSNSSGQSMSTSSRRSTCSTNVNNSVYRKLTSNALR